A window of Thermococcus aggregans contains these coding sequences:
- a CDS encoding Lrp/AsnC family transcriptional regulator has translation MKMDEIDRNILRLLQEDGRMSYSEIARRIGIPESTVRLRVKRLIEEGIIRKFAALINPFKAGYTIVAFIAVDIEPNKIKTAVEELSKLPEVDVLGIATGAHDVLMQVTVRDLQELESFLIEKLGKIDGIKSTETSILTSVKKWGYARVF, from the coding sequence ATGAAGATGGATGAAATAGACAGAAATATCCTAAGGCTGTTGCAAGAAGATGGGAGGATGAGCTATTCAGAAATAGCAAGGAGAATAGGAATACCAGAATCAACTGTGAGGCTTAGGGTCAAGAGACTTATCGAAGAGGGAATAATACGAAAGTTTGCCGCCCTAATAAACCCCTTCAAAGCGGGTTACACCATAGTGGCATTCATAGCAGTTGATATCGAGCCCAACAAAATCAAAACGGCCGTTGAAGAGCTCTCCAAACTTCCAGAGGTTGATGTTTTGGGGATAGCTACCGGAGCACACGATGTTCTCATGCAGGTTACCGTGAGAGACCTCCAAGAACTGGAAAGCTTTCTAATAGAAAAGCTTGGAAAAATTGACGGGATAAAGAGCACGGAAACCTCAATCCTAACAAGCGTTAAAAAATGGGGATACGCAAGGGTATTTTAG
- a CDS encoding cation:proton antiporter: MAPEWILFTLGVALIFGKLGDHLMERFELPGVLGEILMGMILGNLIYFGLVSPEYLTLHSNETFEFLARLGIIFLLFLGGLDTDVEMLKKTGAVATVSTLLGVFVPLVLGYFGLKLMGYPSREAFAGGVLLTATSIGITVRVMMDLGVLRSDVGAASLSASVMDDFLGIALVIFAVGTGSILGLISKMAIFFIITGLVAWYTIEKYIRFSEWLHVEKGVLGMVLALMFLFSALAEHWFDAAIEGAFMAGLVLSKLPEGKRIMEDVRAIAYGFLVPVFFVYTGAMLDLRVFASVEALSLATVLTIIAVVGKVLGRGVGAMIMGWSAKKALQMGIGSIPRTEVALVDLMVAIQGGAIPESDAPKFIAATLIFITISVLITPPLLKWAFKEEVEAMKQGKAEKRVKAVQETKRRISILKGSKRNR, from the coding sequence ATGGCTCCAGAATGGATCCTCTTCACCCTCGGAGTAGCACTTATCTTTGGAAAGCTTGGAGATCACCTAATGGAGCGCTTTGAACTTCCCGGTGTACTGGGAGAGATACTGATGGGTATGATTTTGGGAAATTTGATATATTTTGGCTTAGTAAGTCCAGAATACCTTACTTTGCATTCAAATGAGACATTTGAGTTTTTGGCTCGTTTGGGGATAATCTTCTTGCTCTTCTTGGGTGGTCTTGACACAGATGTTGAAATGCTCAAAAAAACCGGTGCGGTGGCGACTGTTTCTACTCTCCTGGGCGTTTTTGTCCCTTTGGTTCTTGGGTACTTTGGGCTCAAGCTGATGGGTTATCCTTCTAGGGAAGCCTTTGCCGGTGGTGTTTTATTGACGGCAACAAGCATAGGGATTACCGTAAGGGTTATGATGGACCTCGGAGTTTTGAGGAGCGACGTTGGTGCCGCTTCCCTGAGTGCCAGTGTTATGGACGATTTCCTTGGAATAGCACTAGTCATATTCGCGGTCGGCACTGGAAGTATTTTGGGGCTAATAAGTAAAATGGCAATCTTTTTCATCATTACAGGTTTGGTTGCGTGGTATACAATAGAAAAATACATCCGCTTTTCAGAATGGCTTCACGTTGAGAAAGGTGTTCTGGGAATGGTGCTTGCTCTGATGTTTCTGTTCTCTGCTCTGGCTGAACACTGGTTTGATGCCGCTATAGAGGGTGCCTTTATGGCTGGTCTTGTTCTCTCAAAACTTCCTGAGGGTAAGAGAATAATGGAGGATGTAAGAGCAATAGCCTATGGGTTTTTGGTTCCCGTATTCTTTGTGTACACTGGGGCAATGCTCGATTTAAGGGTTTTTGCCAGCGTTGAAGCCCTTTCCCTTGCAACGGTCTTAACTATAATTGCCGTCGTTGGAAAGGTCCTCGGCAGAGGAGTTGGGGCAATGATTATGGGGTGGAGCGCCAAAAAAGCCCTCCAAATGGGTATTGGTTCAATTCCAAGGACGGAAGTTGCACTTGTTGACCTTATGGTGGCAATTCAGGGAGGTGCAATTCCCGAAAGCGACGCTCCAAAGTTCATTGCGGCGACGCTAATTTTCATAACTATCTCCGTCTTAATAACTCCACCTCTGCTCAAGTGGGCATTTAAAGAGGAAGTTGAAGCCATGAAGCAAGGAAAAGCTGAAAAGAGAGTAAAAGCGGTGCAGGAGACGAAGAGAAGAATTTCAATATTAAAGGGATCAAAGAGAAATCGCTAA
- a CDS encoding CBS domain-containing protein, with protein MNDVERALQTFYSMKLKNIMPSVASMPIVTVDSPIIDVLKLLRTRHHVWVVNNKKEMKLEGVIRYLDVICILLPPENTKARLGNISTVFKSILGGAEKASDVMERNVMTIDEDATVLDALTKMRRYRVQILAIVDENNILRGEISLRLLIDEFLRLMKVGGVQWLQNGSSSPSE; from the coding sequence ATGAATGACGTCGAGAGGGCTCTCCAGACTTTTTATTCAATGAAGCTGAAGAATATAATGCCGTCAGTAGCTTCAATGCCAATTGTCACAGTTGATTCTCCCATCATAGATGTTCTTAAGCTGCTCAGGACGAGGCATCACGTATGGGTTGTGAACAATAAAAAGGAGATGAAGCTTGAAGGAGTCATCAGATACCTTGATGTTATATGCATTCTTCTCCCTCCGGAGAACACAAAGGCGAGGCTTGGCAACATAAGCACGGTTTTCAAGTCCATTTTGGGAGGAGCAGAAAAAGCATCCGACGTAATGGAGCGTAATGTAATGACAATAGACGAAGATGCCACTGTCTTGGATGCATTAACGAAAATGAGGAGGTACAGAGTACAGATCTTAGCTATTGTCGATGAAAACAACATTTTGAGGGGAGAAATAAGCCTGAGGTTGCTCATTGACGAGTTCTTAAGACTCATGAAGGTGGGTGGTGTGCAATGGCTCCAGAATGGATCCTCTTCACCCTCGGAGTAG
- a CDS encoding thioredoxin family protein yields the protein MKKVLGALLLALIVLTSMCISNNNSSTSSTSSTTSSSSTTTETFTLDKAKFHFYMYGAATCPHCRKMKEEIPKFFGKDALTYYELQGNEHNMNMFEQLYQILGVTGVPVIGIFYDGKLYAIVNGEFPLEYADDLVEEAKKANGVLFITDKTYLIPENKTEIINKLEYIFTNGEPSEV from the coding sequence ATGAAAAAAGTTCTGGGAGCGCTACTACTTGCACTCATAGTGCTCACCAGCATGTGCATATCAAATAATAACTCATCTACCTCATCGACTTCATCGACTACATCATCTTCCAGCACGACAACAGAGACTTTTACACTTGATAAAGCAAAGTTCCACTTCTATATGTATGGAGCGGCAACGTGCCCCCACTGTAGAAAAATGAAAGAAGAGATTCCAAAGTTCTTTGGGAAAGATGCTTTAACGTACTACGAATTACAAGGTAATGAGCACAACATGAATATGTTTGAGCAGCTATACCAAATACTTGGAGTGACCGGTGTCCCGGTAATAGGCATTTTCTACGACGGAAAGCTCTATGCAATAGTCAACGGAGAATTTCCACTCGAATACGCGGATGACCTCGTGGAAGAAGCCAAAAAAGCCAATGGCGTGCTCTTTATAACTGACAAAACGTACCTCATCCCGGAAAACAAGACCGAAATTATTAATAAGCTTGAATATATCTTCACAAATGGTGAGCCGAGTGAAGTCTGA
- a CDS encoding cytochrome c biogenesis protein CcdA: protein MKSEIKVLLLVILSSIGLTAGILSLLGLRNLIYPLLALAGADSINPCTFVIYTMLLIALSLKENISKRRIYAVGLAFVAAIYISYYLLGVGLVVLTKTIPVWVAGVVSIAFGAYTFITGYMEKSRIAKKKEVRKNIFSREATILGAFSLGVIVSFTLLPCSSGTYLAYAILISKVGRALTLILLALYNVIFILPLLIILLTVGSITESKSISQKIVQKSRELSMIAGVLLILLGIYVILGM, encoded by the coding sequence GTGAAGTCTGAAATCAAGGTTCTTCTTTTAGTAATCTTATCTTCAATTGGATTAACGGCCGGCATACTATCACTTCTCGGCTTAAGAAATTTAATTTACCCCCTTCTCGCGCTGGCTGGTGCGGATTCAATAAACCCCTGTACGTTTGTCATTTATACGATGCTTCTCATAGCCCTCTCACTTAAGGAAAACATCTCCAAAAGGAGAATTTATGCTGTTGGACTGGCCTTTGTTGCTGCAATTTACATCTCCTACTACCTTCTTGGAGTGGGATTGGTGGTACTCACCAAGACAATTCCAGTATGGGTTGCGGGAGTAGTTTCAATAGCTTTTGGGGCTTATACCTTTATAACCGGCTACATGGAAAAAAGCAGGATAGCAAAGAAAAAAGAAGTAAGAAAAAACATATTCAGCAGGGAAGCAACCATTTTAGGGGCATTCTCACTCGGCGTTATAGTATCGTTCACCCTCTTGCCATGTTCCTCGGGAACTTATCTGGCATACGCGATCCTCATATCCAAAGTGGGCAGGGCATTAACGTTAATCCTTCTAGCACTTTACAATGTCATCTTCATCCTTCCGCTGCTTATAATCCTCTTAACAGTTGGAAGCATAACAGAGAGCAAATCAATCTCACAAAAGATAGTCCAAAAGTCTAGAGAGCTTTCAATGATTGCCGGGGTACTGTTGATACTTCTTGGAATATACGTTATTCTTGGAATGTAG
- a CDS encoding lipid-A-disaccharide synthase N-terminal domain-containing protein has protein sequence MKELVGLIGMLLLVSSWIPQTLETIRNKKCPLNLEFVLVYIVGSTLLAIYSYLIGDWVFLTLNSLAALQSGVNLYVKLRYK, from the coding sequence ATGAAGGAACTCGTGGGGCTTATAGGTATGCTTCTTCTCGTGAGTTCCTGGATTCCTCAAACGTTGGAGACAATAAGAAATAAGAAATGTCCCTTAAATCTGGAATTTGTGTTGGTTTATATTGTTGGCTCGACACTACTTGCGATTTACTCATACCTAATAGGAGACTGGGTATTTCTAACCCTGAACTCCCTAGCAGCCCTGCAGAGTGGGGTCAACCTCTATGTCAAGCTAAGATACAAGTGA
- a CDS encoding DUF2284 domain-containing protein, with protein MKVLWEKEIPAKGIVVSPRPVWKCRSCPAYGKSPSCPPYAPSWMEAKELIKHYKRALLIKFEIDFEDFENEKRKALEYILKKEDELFKNGNFYTLALFPGNCNLCEECEFEKSGNCRMPNKVRPSIDAVGIELSKIVELNFSESVLYGLILID; from the coding sequence ATGAAAGTCCTCTGGGAAAAAGAAATACCCGCAAAGGGTATTGTTGTCTCACCAAGACCCGTATGGAAGTGCCGGAGCTGTCCGGCTTATGGAAAAAGCCCTTCCTGCCCACCCTATGCCCCTTCATGGATGGAAGCAAAGGAGCTGATAAAACACTACAAAAGAGCCCTTTTGATAAAATTTGAAATCGATTTCGAGGATTTTGAAAATGAAAAGAGGAAGGCATTGGAATACATTCTAAAGAAAGAAGATGAGCTATTTAAAAACGGAAACTTCTACACACTAGCGTTGTTCCCGGGAAACTGCAACCTTTGTGAAGAATGCGAATTTGAAAAAAGCGGAAACTGCAGAATGCCCAACAAGGTCAGACCCTCAATAGATGCTGTTGGCATAGAGCTCTCAAAGATAGTTGAGCTCAACTTCTCCGAAAGTGTTTTGTACGGCCTGATACTTATAGATTAA